A stretch of the Mycobacterium shigaense genome encodes the following:
- a CDS encoding MlaE family ABC transporter permease — protein MIEQLAVPARAVGGFFEMMIDTGRASLRRPFQYREFLDQTWMIARVSLVPTLLVSIPFTVLVAFTLNILLREIGAADLSGAGTAFGTITQLGPVVTVLVVAGAGATAICADLGARTIREEIDAMRVLGIDPIHRLVVPRVLASTVVALLLNGLVCAIGLSGGYVFSVFLQGVNPGAFINGLTVLTGLRELLLAEVKALLFGVMAGLVGCYRGLTVKGGPKGVGNAVNETVVYAFICLFVINVVMTAIGVRISAK, from the coding sequence TTGATCGAACAGCTCGCGGTGCCCGCCCGTGCTGTCGGCGGGTTTTTTGAGATGATGATCGATACCGGCCGCGCCTCGTTGCGACGGCCGTTTCAATACCGCGAGTTTCTGGATCAGACCTGGATGATCGCGCGCGTGTCGTTGGTCCCGACGCTGTTGGTGTCGATCCCCTTCACGGTTCTGGTGGCCTTTACGCTCAACATCCTGCTGCGAGAAATCGGCGCGGCCGACTTGTCCGGCGCCGGAACGGCATTCGGCACCATCACCCAGCTGGGCCCGGTGGTGACCGTGCTCGTGGTGGCCGGCGCCGGCGCCACCGCGATCTGCGCCGACCTGGGCGCGCGCACCATCCGCGAAGAGATCGACGCGATGCGGGTCCTCGGCATCGACCCGATCCACCGGCTGGTCGTGCCCCGGGTGTTGGCCTCGACCGTCGTCGCACTACTACTCAACGGCCTGGTGTGCGCGATCGGTTTGTCGGGCGGCTACGTGTTCTCGGTGTTCCTCCAGGGCGTCAATCCGGGCGCGTTCATCAACGGGCTGACCGTGTTGACCGGGCTGCGCGAGTTGCTGCTCGCCGAAGTTAAGGCGTTGTTGTTCGGCGTGATGGCCGGGCTGGTCGGGTGCTACCGCGGCCTGACCGTCAAAGGTGGCCCCAAGGGCGTCGGTAACGCGGTCAACGAAACCGTCGTCTACGCCTTCATCTGTCTGTTCGTCATCAACGTCGTGATGACGGCCATCGGCGTACGGATCTCGGCCAAGTGA
- a CDS encoding virulence factor Mce family protein has translation MRQRIAGSRGLRFVTVIALVAVLVGGVYVLSSQANSRKIVGYFASAVGLYPGDQVRVIGVPVGTIDSIEPRPSDVKITMSVSSDVKIPKDAKAVIMSPNLVAARFIQLTPVYTGGDVLPAGGSIELSRTAVPVEWDEVKESLTQLAASLGPTTGSMQGPLGAAINQAADTFDGKGESFHNALRELSQVAGRLGDSRSDIFGTVKNLQVLVNALSASNEQIVQFAGSVASVSQVLADSSRHLDKTLGTLNTALSDIRGFLHENNTTLIDTVNQLNDFAKTLSDQSDNIEQVLHVAGPGIANFYNIYDPAQGTLNGLLSIPEFANPVQFICGGSFETAGGSRAPDYYRRAELCRERLGPVLRRLAVNYPPIMFHPLNTITAYKGQIIYDTPETQAKAQTPVPQLTWIPANSGPAHPAQNPADLQALLVPTAPQGGPAPGPPAAPAPGPGSDFGPLPGPPPGPSAGLQNGQGGGG, from the coding sequence ATGAGACAACGGATTGCGGGCAGCCGGGGGCTGCGCTTCGTCACCGTCATCGCGCTGGTCGCGGTGCTGGTGGGGGGCGTTTATGTGCTGTCCTCACAAGCCAACAGCCGAAAGATCGTCGGCTATTTCGCTTCTGCTGTAGGGCTCTACCCCGGAGATCAGGTCCGCGTCATCGGCGTTCCGGTCGGCACGATCGACTCGATCGAGCCGCGGCCATCCGATGTGAAGATCACCATGTCGGTGTCCAGCGACGTGAAGATCCCCAAGGACGCCAAGGCCGTCATCATGTCGCCAAACCTGGTGGCGGCGCGGTTCATTCAGCTCACACCGGTATACACCGGCGGGGACGTGCTGCCTGCGGGCGGCAGCATCGAGCTGTCCCGCACTGCCGTACCGGTGGAATGGGACGAGGTGAAGGAATCGCTCACCCAGCTGGCTGCCTCGCTCGGGCCGACGACCGGCTCGATGCAGGGACCGTTGGGCGCCGCGATCAACCAGGCCGCGGACACCTTCGACGGTAAGGGCGAGTCTTTCCACAACGCGTTGCGCGAGCTGTCGCAAGTCGCGGGCCGACTGGGAGATTCACGCAGCGACATTTTCGGTACGGTCAAGAACCTGCAGGTTCTGGTCAACGCGCTCTCGGCGAGCAATGAGCAGATCGTGCAGTTTGCCGGCAGCGTCGCGTCGGTATCGCAGGTCCTCGCCGACAGCTCGCGCCACCTGGACAAGACGCTGGGCACGCTCAACACGGCGCTCTCGGACATCCGCGGCTTCCTGCACGAGAACAACACGACCCTGATCGACACGGTCAATCAGCTCAACGATTTCGCCAAGACCTTGAGTGACCAGAGCGACAACATCGAGCAGGTGTTGCACGTCGCGGGGCCCGGTATCGCGAACTTCTACAACATCTATGACCCCGCGCAGGGCACGCTGAACGGCCTGCTGTCGATCCCCGAATTCGCCAACCCGGTGCAGTTCATCTGTGGAGGTTCCTTCGAAACCGCAGGCGGCTCGAGGGCACCCGATTACTACCGGCGTGCCGAGCTGTGCCGCGAGCGGTTGGGGCCGGTGCTGCGCCGGCTGGCGGTGAACTACCCGCCGATCATGTTCCACCCGCTCAACACGATCACGGCGTACAAGGGCCAGATCATCTACGACACCCCGGAGACGCAGGCCAAGGCGCAGACGCCGGTTCCGCAGCTGACCTGGATACCGGCCAACAGTGGTCCGGCGCACCCCGCCCAGAACCCCGCCGACCTGCAGGCCCTGTTGGTACCGACCGCCCCTCAGGGTGGACCGGCGCCGGGGCCGCCGGCCGCTCCTGCGCCTGGTCCGGGCTCGGACTTCGGTCCGCTGCCAGGCCCGCCGCCCGGGCCGTCCGCCGGGTTGCAAAACGGTCAGGGCGGTGGCGGATGA
- a CDS encoding virulence factor Mce family protein, producing the protein MAETDARRSHVRLAAAVLASLLVAFCVLTYLSYTAAFASTDTVTVAAPRAGLVMDTGAKVKYRGIQIGKVTDISYAADQARLTLAINSDDMHYIPSNATVHIAGNTIFGAKSVEFVPPQAPSPTPLRPDAHVSASAVQLEVNTLFQSLIDLLHKVDPVELNGTLSAFAEGLRGHGDDFGALLGGLNTLTQQVNPKLGALQEDFRKTAVVTNIYADAAPDLNTIFDNLPAIDKTVVDQQKNLNDTLLSTIGLANNAHETLEPAEQNLIDAINRLRAPLKVAGDYSPEFGCLFKGFDRGLKEFGPVLGVRKAGLFTSSSFVLGAPAYTYPESLPIVNASGGPNCRGLPDIPNKQNGGSWYRAPFLVTDNANIPYEPFTELQFDAPSTLQFLFHGAFAERDDF; encoded by the coding sequence ATGGCAGAGACAGACGCGCGACGCTCACACGTCCGGCTGGCAGCAGCGGTGCTGGCCAGCCTGCTGGTGGCGTTCTGCGTCCTGACTTATCTCTCCTACACGGCGGCGTTCGCGTCGACCGACACCGTGACCGTCGCGGCGCCGCGGGCCGGGCTGGTGATGGACACCGGCGCCAAGGTCAAGTACCGGGGCATCCAGATCGGCAAGGTCACCGACATCAGCTACGCGGCCGATCAGGCCCGCCTGACGCTGGCGATCAACAGCGACGACATGCACTACATTCCGTCCAACGCGACGGTGCACATCGCGGGCAACACCATTTTCGGCGCGAAGTCGGTGGAATTCGTTCCGCCGCAGGCGCCGTCGCCGACGCCGCTGCGTCCGGACGCGCACGTGAGCGCCTCGGCGGTGCAGCTGGAAGTCAATACCTTGTTCCAGTCGCTCATCGACCTGCTGCACAAAGTCGACCCAGTTGAACTGAATGGGACGCTGAGCGCGTTCGCCGAGGGCCTGCGTGGTCACGGCGACGACTTCGGCGCGCTGCTCGGCGGCCTGAATACCCTGACACAGCAGGTTAATCCGAAGCTCGGCGCGCTGCAGGAGGACTTCCGCAAGACCGCGGTCGTGACCAACATCTACGCCGACGCGGCCCCGGACCTCAACACGATCTTCGACAACCTGCCCGCCATCGACAAGACCGTTGTCGATCAGCAGAAGAATCTTAACGACACGTTGCTGTCCACGATCGGCCTGGCCAACAACGCCCACGAGACGCTGGAACCGGCGGAGCAAAACCTGATCGACGCCATCAACCGGCTGCGGGCCCCGCTGAAAGTAGCCGGAGACTACTCGCCCGAATTCGGTTGCCTGTTCAAGGGGTTCGATCGCGGACTCAAGGAGTTCGGACCAGTTCTCGGTGTTCGCAAGGCCGGTCTGTTTACGTCGTCGAGCTTCGTCCTGGGCGCGCCGGCCTACACCTACCCGGAGTCACTGCCGATCGTCAATGCCTCCGGCGGGCCGAACTGCCGGGGGCTGCCGGACATCCCGAACAAGCAGAACGGCGGTTCGTGGTACCGGGCGCCGTTCCTGGTCACCGATAACGCCAACATCCCGTATGAGCCGTTCACCGAGCTGCAGTTCGATGCCCCCTCGACGTTGCAGTTCCTGTTCCACGGCGCCTTCGCGGAACGGGACGACTTCTGA
- a CDS encoding virulence factor Mce family protein, with the protein MSSSAKRERDPLRTGVFGVVLVICVVLIAFGYANLPFYPQGKTYDAYFTDAGGISPGNAVYVSGFKVGKVQSVGLAGGSAKVTFSADRHVTVGDQSLAAIRTDTILGERSISVTPAGSGKATSIPLSRTTTPYTLAGALEDLGQNANDLDKPQFEHALSVLTNTLHDATPQLRGALDGVTSLSRTLDRRDEALQSLLAHAKSVTSVLSQRADQVNKLVDDGNDLFAALDERRAALSQLISGIDGVSQQISGFVADNRKEFGPALSKLNDVLSNLNERRDYITEALKRLPTYATELGEVVGSGPGFNVNVYGVIPAPLLAAMFDFFYQPGKLPASLSDYLKGLIQERWVIRPKSP; encoded by the coding sequence TTGTCAAGTAGTGCAAAGCGCGAACGCGATCCATTGCGTACCGGGGTATTCGGCGTGGTGCTGGTGATCTGCGTCGTGCTCATCGCCTTCGGCTACGCCAACCTGCCGTTCTACCCGCAGGGAAAGACCTACGACGCTTATTTCACCGACGCCGGCGGCATCTCGCCCGGCAACGCCGTCTACGTCTCCGGCTTCAAGGTCGGCAAGGTGCAATCCGTCGGTCTGGCCGGAGGCAGCGCCAAGGTCACGTTCTCGGCGGATCGGCACGTCACGGTGGGCGACCAATCGTTGGCCGCGATCCGGACCGACACCATCCTTGGCGAGCGGTCCATTTCGGTCACACCGGCCGGCAGCGGCAAGGCGACCTCCATTCCGTTGAGCCGGACCACCACCCCCTACACCCTGGCCGGCGCGCTCGAGGACCTGGGCCAGAACGCGAACGACCTCGACAAGCCGCAATTCGAGCACGCGCTGAGCGTCCTGACCAACACCCTGCACGACGCGACGCCGCAGTTACGGGGTGCGCTGGACGGGGTGACCTCGCTGTCGCGCACGCTGGACCGCCGCGACGAGGCGCTGCAAAGCCTGCTGGCTCATGCCAAATCGGTGACGTCGGTGCTGTCCCAGCGCGCCGACCAGGTGAACAAGCTGGTCGACGACGGCAACGATCTGTTCGCCGCGCTCGACGAGCGGCGCGCCGCGTTGTCACAATTGATCTCCGGCATCGACGGCGTCTCACAACAGATTTCGGGGTTCGTCGCCGACAACCGCAAGGAGTTCGGCCCCGCGTTGAGCAAGCTCAACGACGTGCTGAGCAACCTCAATGAGCGCCGCGACTACATCACCGAGGCGCTCAAACGGTTGCCCACCTACGCGACCGAGCTGGGCGAGGTCGTCGGTTCCGGACCCGGCTTCAACGTCAACGTCTACGGTGTCATCCCGGCGCCGCTGCTGGCCGCCATGTTCGACTTCTTCTATCAGCCGGGCAAGCTGCCGGCCAGCCTCTCCGACTACCTCAAGGGGTTGATCCAGGAACGCTGGGTCATCCGACCGAAGTCGCCATGA
- a CDS encoding virulence factor Mce family protein, translating to MIDKLTRIQLWIFAVITVLTLTIMAIFYLRLPATFGIGTYGVSADFVAGGGLYKNANVTYRGVAVGRVESVGLNPSGVTAEMRLNSGTPIPSNVTATVKSVSAVGEQYIDLVPPGSPASTKLHNGSRIERANTRIGQDVADLLKRAETLVNSLGDTRLRELLHETFQAANGSGPELARLIESARLLVDEANANYPQVSQLIDQAGPFLQAQIRSGADIKSLSDGLARFTSEVRQADPQLRSTLQTAPDAADEASTAFSGIRPSFPALAASLANLGRVGVIYHKSIEQLLVVLPALFAAIITMAGGPPLDEGGKLDFKLDLNDPPPCAVGFLPPPMMRTPADETVRELPKDLYCKVAQNDPSTVRGARNYPCQEFPGKRAPTIQLCRDPKGYVPIGRNPWRGPPVPYNTPETNGLNTLPPNKFPYIPPEAEPDPGTPIAGPPPPGVVPGPGPLPNHQPAYDPPPPNDRPPPPGNPSWMPPGVPPVPPQLPYPKWLPPPAPPVGINPPPAGPGPEKPWGPPPGPAAPPQASGPAYATYDQNSGAFRDPAGGTGIFAPGASGVSGAENWVDLMLDPRPM from the coding sequence ATGATCGACAAACTCACCAGAATCCAGCTGTGGATCTTCGCCGTGATCACCGTTCTCACGCTGACCATCATGGCGATCTTCTACCTGCGGCTGCCCGCCACATTCGGCATCGGAACCTACGGTGTGAGTGCCGATTTCGTCGCGGGCGGTGGTCTGTACAAGAACGCGAACGTGACCTACCGCGGCGTCGCGGTCGGCAGGGTGGAGTCGGTGGGGCTGAATCCCAGCGGTGTCACCGCCGAGATGCGGCTGAACAGCGGCACGCCGATCCCGTCGAATGTTACCGCCACCGTCAAGAGCGTGTCCGCGGTCGGTGAGCAGTACATCGACCTGGTGCCGCCCGGCAGTCCGGCATCGACCAAGCTGCACAACGGATCTCGAATCGAGCGGGCCAACACCCGGATCGGGCAGGACGTCGCCGACCTGTTGAAGCGTGCGGAGACGTTGGTCAATAGCCTGGGCGACACCCGGTTGCGTGAGTTGCTACACGAAACCTTCCAGGCTGCCAACGGTTCGGGACCCGAGCTCGCCAGGCTGATCGAGTCGGCCCGGCTGTTGGTCGACGAGGCCAACGCGAACTACCCGCAGGTCTCGCAGCTCATCGACCAGGCCGGTCCGTTCCTGCAAGCCCAGATCCGCTCCGGCGCGGATATCAAGTCGCTGTCGGATGGGTTGGCGCGGTTCACTTCCGAGGTGCGCCAGGCCGACCCGCAGTTGCGTTCGACGCTGCAAACCGCCCCGGACGCGGCCGATGAGGCCAGCACCGCATTCTCCGGCATCCGCCCGTCGTTCCCGGCACTGGCCGCTAGCCTGGCCAACCTGGGCCGGGTCGGGGTGATCTATCACAAGTCGATCGAGCAGCTTCTGGTGGTGCTGCCGGCGTTGTTCGCCGCGATCATCACGATGGCGGGCGGCCCGCCGCTCGACGAGGGCGGCAAGCTGGACTTCAAGCTCGACCTCAACGATCCGCCGCCGTGCGCCGTCGGCTTCCTGCCCCCGCCGATGATGCGCACCCCGGCCGACGAAACGGTGCGTGAGCTCCCGAAAGACTTGTATTGTAAGGTTGCCCAGAACGACCCCAGCACCGTGCGTGGTGCGCGCAACTATCCCTGCCAGGAGTTCCCCGGTAAGCGGGCACCGACGATTCAGCTGTGTCGTGACCCGAAGGGTTACGTTCCGATCGGCCGCAACCCGTGGCGGGGTCCGCCCGTCCCATACAACACGCCGGAAACCAACGGGCTGAATACGCTGCCGCCCAACAAGTTTCCCTATATTCCGCCGGAAGCCGAGCCGGATCCGGGTACGCCGATCGCGGGCCCGCCCCCTCCGGGTGTGGTGCCCGGGCCCGGGCCGCTGCCGAACCATCAGCCGGCCTACGACCCGCCGCCCCCCAACGACCGACCGCCGCCGCCGGGCAACCCATCGTGGATGCCGCCGGGCGTTCCGCCGGTGCCGCCCCAGCTCCCGTATCCGAAGTGGCTGCCGCCGCCGGCGCCGCCGGTCGGCATCAATCCACCGCCGGCGGGTCCGGGACCGGAGAAGCCGTGGGGGCCGCCGCCGGGCCCTGCCGCGCCACCGCAGGCCAGCGGACCGGCCTACGCCACCTATGACCAGAACAGCGGGGCGTTCAGGGACCCCGCAGGTGGCACTGGTATCTTCGCGCCCGGCGCGAGCGGCGTATCCGGCGCCGAGAATTGGGTGGACCTCATGCTTGATCCGAGGCCGATGTAG
- a CDS encoding MCE family protein, with translation MAGSEIPSHRSMMIKVSIFTVAMLLVAAGLVVVFGDFRFGSENTYHATFIDASRLKAGQKVRISGVPVGAVNGIKLNPDNTVDVEFGIDDRYTLYSSTRAVIRYENLVGDRFLEITSGPGELRKLGPGGTINAQHTQPALDLDALLGGLRPVLKGLDANKVNTISSAVIELLQGQGGALSNVLADTSAFSTTLGQRDQLIGDVINNLNTVLGTIDEKGAKFSASVDQLQQLITGLAKNKDSIAGAIPPLASTTADLTELLKNSRRPLQGILENTRPLATEIDSRKAEVDNDVEQLGEDYLRLSALGAYGSFFNIYFCSVTIKINGPAGSDILLPLGGQVDPSVGRCAFVK, from the coding sequence ATGGCCGGCTCGGAAATTCCGTCGCACCGGTCGATGATGATCAAGGTAAGCATCTTCACTGTGGCGATGCTGTTGGTGGCCGCCGGCCTGGTAGTGGTCTTCGGGGACTTCCGGTTCGGCTCTGAAAACACCTACCACGCAACGTTTATCGACGCGTCCAGGCTGAAGGCTGGTCAGAAGGTCCGCATTTCCGGTGTGCCGGTTGGTGCGGTGAACGGCATCAAGCTCAACCCGGACAACACCGTGGACGTCGAGTTCGGAATCGACGACCGGTACACGCTGTACTCCTCGACGCGCGCGGTGATCCGCTACGAGAACCTGGTGGGCGACCGGTTCCTGGAGATCACCTCCGGCCCGGGCGAGCTGCGTAAGCTGGGGCCCGGCGGGACAATCAACGCCCAACACACCCAGCCCGCACTGGATCTGGATGCGTTGCTGGGCGGGCTGCGACCGGTGCTCAAGGGCTTGGACGCCAACAAGGTCAACACGATCAGCAGCGCGGTCATCGAGTTGCTCCAAGGCCAGGGCGGCGCATTGTCGAACGTGCTCGCGGACACCAGCGCTTTCTCGACGACGCTGGGCCAGCGCGATCAGCTGATCGGTGACGTGATCAACAACCTCAACACGGTGCTGGGCACCATCGACGAGAAGGGCGCGAAGTTCTCGGCGAGCGTCGACCAGCTGCAGCAGCTGATCACCGGCCTGGCCAAGAACAAGGACTCGATCGCGGGAGCCATCCCGCCGCTGGCGTCGACCACGGCGGATCTGACTGAGTTGCTGAAGAATTCGCGCCGGCCGCTGCAGGGCATCCTGGAAAACACTCGGCCGCTGGCCACCGAGATCGACAGCCGCAAGGCCGAGGTCGACAACGACGTCGAGCAGCTGGGCGAGGACTATCTGCGGCTGTCTGCGCTCGGGGCCTACGGATCGTTCTTCAACATCTACTTCTGCTCCGTGACCATCAAGATCAACGGGCCGGCCGGCAGCGACATCCTGCTGCCCCTCGGTGGCCAGGTCGATCCCAGCGTGGGAAGGTGCGCTTTTGTCAAGTAG
- a CDS encoding mammalian cell entry protein, with the protein MTSQTQRVRRRASRPAGPAKGEADPAGTVQLDAPPEPRKDAPKRVKTLKTVKPPPRRRPHRALVGWISVAAALLAIGALSGCLTVLVIQHRHAQAAQARDQRFVDTATQTVVNMFSYKQDNVDDSVNRFFNGTSGPLRGMLGANNNIENLKALFRSTNATSEAVINGAALEGIDTVTDNASVLVSVRVTVADIDGVHKPSMPYRLRVIVHEDEQGRMTGYDLKYPDGGN; encoded by the coding sequence GTGACATCACAAACGCAACGGGTTCGTCGGCGGGCGTCGCGGCCGGCGGGTCCGGCGAAGGGCGAGGCCGACCCGGCCGGGACGGTTCAGCTCGACGCGCCGCCCGAGCCGCGAAAGGATGCGCCGAAACGTGTCAAGACCCTCAAGACCGTCAAGCCGCCACCGCGGCGACGGCCGCACCGCGCCCTGGTCGGGTGGATCTCGGTTGCCGCGGCTCTGTTGGCAATTGGTGCGCTGTCCGGTTGCCTGACGGTTCTGGTCATCCAGCATCGGCACGCCCAAGCGGCGCAAGCGCGCGATCAGCGCTTCGTCGACACCGCCACGCAGACGGTGGTCAACATGTTCAGCTACAAGCAGGACAACGTCGACGACAGCGTAAACCGGTTCTTCAACGGCACCAGCGGCCCCCTGCGCGGCATGCTCGGCGCCAACAACAACATCGAAAACCTGAAGGCCTTGTTCCGTTCCACCAACGCGACATCCGAAGCCGTGATCAACGGCGCGGCCCTGGAAGGCATTGACACGGTTACGGACAACGCCTCGGTGCTCGTGTCGGTGCGCGTCACGGTGGCCGATATCGACGGAGTCCACAAGCCATCCATGCCGTACCGATTGCGGGTAATCGTGCACGAGGACGAGCAGGGCCGGATGACCGGGTACGACCTGAAGTATCCCGACGGGGGCAACTGA
- a CDS encoding MlaE family ABC transporter permease: MSYDLTYRFRNLASRLQGPVDDFGEQALFYGQTVRYVPNALTRYRKETIRLVAEMTLGAGALVMIGGTVGVAAFLTLASGGVIAVQGYSSLGNIGIEALTGFLSAFLNVRVVAPVIAGIALAATIGAGATAQLGAMRVSEEIDAVECMAVHSVSYLVSTRLIAGLVAIIPLYSLSVLAAFFAARFTTVFINGQSAGLYDHYFNTFLIPSDLLWSFLQAIVMSIAVMLVHTYYGYNASGGPVGVGIAVGQAVRTSLIVVVVITLFISLAVYGASGNFNLSG, encoded by the coding sequence ATGAGCTATGACCTCACCTACCGTTTCCGCAATTTGGCGTCGCGACTGCAAGGTCCGGTCGACGACTTCGGTGAGCAGGCGCTGTTCTACGGCCAGACCGTTCGGTACGTCCCCAACGCGTTGACCCGATACCGCAAGGAGACCATCCGGCTCGTCGCCGAGATGACGCTGGGCGCCGGGGCGCTCGTCATGATCGGCGGCACGGTCGGCGTTGCGGCGTTCCTGACGCTGGCGTCCGGCGGTGTCATTGCGGTGCAGGGCTATTCGTCTTTGGGCAACATCGGTATCGAGGCGCTGACAGGCTTCCTGTCGGCGTTCCTCAACGTCCGTGTCGTCGCACCGGTGATTGCCGGTATCGCGCTGGCCGCGACCATCGGCGCGGGTGCCACCGCGCAGTTGGGGGCCATGCGGGTGTCCGAGGAAATCGACGCCGTGGAGTGCATGGCAGTGCACTCGGTGTCCTACCTGGTGTCCACCCGGCTGATCGCCGGACTCGTCGCCATCATTCCGCTGTATTCGCTGTCCGTGCTGGCCGCGTTTTTCGCCGCCCGCTTCACGACGGTGTTCATCAACGGGCAGTCAGCGGGTCTGTACGACCACTACTTCAATACCTTCCTGATCCCGTCGGACCTGCTGTGGTCGTTCTTGCAGGCCATCGTCATGTCGATCGCGGTGATGCTGGTCCACACCTATTACGGATACAACGCCAGCGGGGGGCCGGTCGGCGTGGGTATCGCGGTCGGACAGGCGGTGCGGACCTCGCTGATCGTCGTGGTCGTCATCACTTTGTTCATCTCGTTGGCGGTTTACGGCGCGTCCGGTAACTTCAACCTCTCTGGATAA
- a CDS encoding mammalian cell entry protein, which produces MRWRRWLIAVTGYLVVAGIVGLSAATGWFYWDRVQARGEQATRAVLPGLAAKEVPEVFAYDYQTVERSLAQAYPLLTPDYRQEFQKSANAQIIPEAKKREVVVQANVVGVGVMSAKRNSASVMVYMNRTVTDKTRQPLYDGSRLRVDFKRIGDKWLIAYITPI; this is translated from the coding sequence ATGCGATGGCGGCGGTGGCTGATCGCCGTCACGGGCTACCTTGTGGTTGCCGGCATCGTCGGATTGTCAGCGGCCACCGGCTGGTTCTATTGGGACCGGGTGCAGGCTCGTGGCGAACAGGCGACACGGGCCGTGCTGCCGGGATTGGCTGCCAAGGAAGTGCCCGAGGTCTTCGCCTACGACTATCAGACGGTGGAACGCAGTCTCGCCCAGGCCTATCCGCTGTTGACGCCCGACTATCGCCAGGAGTTCCAGAAGAGCGCCAACGCGCAGATCATCCCGGAGGCCAAGAAGCGCGAGGTCGTCGTCCAGGCCAATGTCGTCGGCGTCGGAGTGATGTCGGCCAAGCGGAATTCGGCGTCGGTGATGGTGTACATGAACCGGACCGTCACCGACAAAACACGGCAACCGCTGTATGACGGCAGCCGGCTGCGAGTCGACTTCAAACGAATCGGCGACAAGTGGCTGATCGCCTACATCACGCCTATCTGA
- a CDS encoding virulence factor Mce family protein, protein MSRIWMRCSALALGGILLAGCQFNGLNSLAMPGTRGHGGGAFTITVDMADVATLPQNSPVMVDDVTVGSVSGIQAEQRSDGSFYAAVKLALDGNVVLPANATAAVAQTSLLGSLHIDLAAPKGKPATGRLVEGSKISESSTSRFPTTEEVFSALGVVVNKGNLGALQEITDEAYQAVAGRQDQFVGLLPRLEELTSGLNRQVDDIIGAIDGLSRFSSTLARDKDNLGKALDSLPEAIRVLNKNRDHIVDAFASLKKLALVTSNVLSKTKSDFAADLKDLYPVVKSLNDNRKVFVTSLQILLTFPFPNYGIKQAVRGDYLNVFTTFDLTLRRLGETFFTTSYALDPNMMHMSEILNPPDFLTGEMANLSGQAADPFKIPPGTASGSQGQ, encoded by the coding sequence ATGAGCCGAATCTGGATGCGCTGCAGTGCTTTAGCGCTGGGTGGGATTCTGCTGGCCGGATGTCAGTTCAACGGGCTGAATTCGCTCGCGATGCCCGGAACACGCGGTCACGGCGGTGGCGCGTTCACGATCACGGTCGATATGGCCGACGTCGCGACGCTGCCGCAGAACTCGCCGGTGATGGTCGACGATGTCACCGTCGGCAGTGTCTCCGGTATCCAGGCCGAGCAGCGGTCAGACGGATCCTTCTACGCCGCAGTGAAGTTGGCGCTGGACGGGAATGTGGTGCTACCGGCCAACGCGACCGCCGCGGTCGCGCAGACCTCTTTGCTGGGATCACTGCACATCGATCTGGCCGCACCAAAAGGCAAGCCGGCGACCGGCAGGCTCGTTGAGGGGTCGAAGATCTCGGAATCCAGCACAAGTCGCTTCCCCACCACCGAAGAGGTGTTTTCTGCTCTCGGTGTCGTGGTGAACAAGGGCAATCTCGGCGCGCTGCAAGAGATTACCGACGAGGCTTATCAGGCCGTCGCGGGCCGGCAAGACCAGTTCGTCGGCTTGCTGCCGCGGTTGGAGGAATTGACGTCCGGGCTCAACCGCCAGGTCGACGACATCATCGGCGCCATCGATGGGCTCAGCCGGTTCTCCTCCACCCTGGCGCGTGACAAGGACAACCTGGGTAAGGCGCTGGACAGCCTGCCCGAAGCGATTCGCGTCCTCAACAAGAACCGTGACCACATCGTCGACGCGTTCGCCAGCCTGAAGAAATTGGCGTTGGTGACGTCAAACGTGCTGTCGAAAACCAAGTCCGACTTTGCCGCGGACCTCAAAGACCTGTATCCGGTTGTCAAGTCGCTCAACGACAACCGGAAGGTTTTCGTCACCTCACTGCAGATTCTGCTGACGTTCCCGTTCCCCAACTACGGCATCAAGCAGGCCGTGCGCGGCGACTATCTCAACGTGTTCACCACCTTCGACCTCACCCTGCGGCGACTCGGTGAGACGTTCTTCACGACGTCGTATGCGCTCGACCCGAACATGATGCACATGAGTGAGATCCTCAACCCGCCCGACTTCTTGACCGGTGAGATGGCCAACCTGTCCGGACAGGCGGCCGACCCGTTCAAGATTCCGCCCGGTACGGCTTCGGGTTCTCAAGGGCAGTAG